Proteins found in one Maridesulfovibrio sp. genomic segment:
- a CDS encoding sigma-54 dependent transcriptional regulator: MGKILIIDDDVQVCETIESLVARTGHNSVSSYNLTDGLAKVKKDDFDLVFLDISLPDGNGLDYLQQVKDSAGNPEIIILTGKGDADGAELAIQGGAWDFLVKPSSVKQITLSMSRALEFHKERQNKAQCVALNLDNIVGKSAEIKSCYDLVAHASGSDANVLLNGETGTGKELFAQTIHENSKRSVKNFVVVDCASLTETLVESTLFGHKRGSFTGAQADRKGLIPLADKGTLFLDEVGEMPLAVQKSFLRVLQERTYRPVGENREFKSDFRLIAATNRDLEAMVSRGDFRQDLLYRIQTIHIHLPPLRDREGDIRELTSYHLARLSAQYGVPPKVANSDFYEVLENYDWPGNVRQLFNIVEQAFVAAGVGNTIYAMHLSDNLRIKMAKSNLQKSGSYNLKNVQTEPRFVSSPDSELVSEKKDSSGLNKNSIFEDTVSAVLTEELPPLKVFKKMAEKKYLEELLLRHQGDIVSILKISGLSRSHFYALLKKYEIND, encoded by the coding sequence AAACTATTGAAAGTCTTGTCGCCCGAACCGGACATAACTCGGTCAGTTCGTACAACCTCACCGATGGTCTGGCTAAAGTAAAAAAAGATGATTTCGATCTGGTCTTCCTTGATATTTCGCTCCCGGACGGCAACGGGCTTGATTATCTGCAGCAGGTTAAGGATTCAGCAGGTAATCCTGAAATTATTATCCTGACGGGTAAAGGTGATGCTGACGGAGCTGAGCTGGCCATTCAGGGCGGGGCATGGGATTTTCTGGTAAAGCCGTCTTCTGTGAAGCAGATAACTCTTTCCATGAGCCGTGCCCTTGAGTTTCACAAAGAAAGGCAGAATAAGGCGCAGTGCGTGGCCCTTAATCTCGACAATATTGTTGGTAAAAGTGCCGAGATCAAAAGTTGTTATGATCTAGTGGCCCATGCCTCCGGCTCTGATGCCAACGTGCTGCTGAACGGAGAGACCGGAACCGGTAAAGAACTTTTTGCCCAGACTATTCACGAAAATTCAAAACGTTCAGTTAAAAATTTTGTAGTCGTCGACTGTGCGTCGTTGACCGAAACCCTTGTGGAATCGACGCTTTTCGGGCACAAGCGCGGTTCTTTTACCGGTGCTCAGGCTGATCGCAAGGGGCTGATACCTTTGGCGGATAAAGGAACCCTGTTTCTTGATGAGGTAGGGGAGATGCCGCTCGCAGTGCAGAAATCTTTTCTGCGCGTTTTACAGGAGCGTACTTATCGTCCCGTGGGAGAGAACCGGGAATTTAAATCTGATTTCCGCTTAATTGCCGCTACAAACCGGGATCTTGAGGCCATGGTCAGCCGCGGAGATTTCAGGCAGGATCTGTTATACCGCATCCAGACTATTCATATTCACCTGCCTCCCTTGCGGGACAGGGAAGGGGATATCCGCGAACTCACTTCCTATCACCTTGCGCGTCTCAGCGCTCAATACGGGGTGCCGCCCAAGGTTGCGAATTCCGATTTTTATGAAGTGCTGGAGAATTATGATTGGCCGGGAAATGTCCGTCAACTGTTCAATATCGTTGAGCAGGCCTTTGTAGCTGCGGGAGTGGGCAATACCATTTATGCCATGCATCTTTCCGATAATCTGCGTATTAAGATGGCAAAGTCCAACTTACAGAAAAGTGGAAGTTACAACTTAAAAAATGTTCAGACTGAGCCTCGGTTTGTTTCAAGTCCGGACTCAGAATTAGTGTCTGAAAAAAAAGACTCATCTGGATTGAATAAAAATTCAATATTTGAGGATACGGTATCTGCTGTTCTCACTGAAGAACTGCCTCCTCTAAAAGTTTTTAAAAAGATGGCTGAGAAAAAATATTTGGAAGAGTTACTCTTGAGGCACCAAGGAGATATTGTGTCTATCCTAAAAATTTCAGGACTTTCCCGCTCTCATTTTTATGCTCTTTTGAAGAAATATGAGATCAATGATTAG
- the nifJ gene encoding pyruvate:ferredoxin (flavodoxin) oxidoreductase, giving the protein MAKNMKTMDGNTATAHVSYAMSDTAAIYPITPSSTMGEVAEEWAAQGRKNIFGQVLNVKQLQSEAGAAGAVHGALAAGALTSTYTASQGLLLMIPNMYKISGELLPGVFHVSARALAAQALSIFGDHQDVMACRQTGFAMLASSSVQECMDIALISHLASIESSVPFLHMFDGFRTSHEIQKIEVIDYEDMKSLVDWDAVAAFRSRGMNPENPAIRGTAQNPDIYYQAREAANGFYDQLPAIVTSCMKKVGDLTGRYYKPFDYVGHAEAERVIVAMGSGCEAIEEVVNKLVADGEKVGLIKVRLYRPFLTEYFLNVLPATCTNITVLDRTKEPGSLGDPLYQDICTAFMETGMNPVITAGRYGLGSKEFRPNMVKAVFDNMKAAGPKNHFNVGIEDDVTNTSLPVGPDMDTTPAGTVQCKFWGLGADGTVGANKQAIKIIGDKTDMYAQGYFAYDSKKSGGITMSHLRFGDNPIQSTYLVSSADFIACHNSSYVHQYDLLEGIKDGGTFLINSPWSAEDMEKELPAELRRTIAEKNLKFYTIDAVKIAAEVGLGGRINMVMQTAFFKLADVIPFEDAVAYLKESIKKAYGKKGDKIVNMNNAAVDQAVANLVEIKVPESWKNLTDDESAVSDDPDYIKNIVRPILAQKGDNLPVSSFEPDGLVPLSTSQYEKRGVAINVPEWLPENCIQCNQCAFVCPHAAIRPVLVSDEELKDAPDTFVTIDAKGKEVKGLKYRMQVFSQDCLGCGNCADICPAKETALVMKPIASQLDAQVPNLDFALTIPEKDGVMSRTTVKGSQFQRPLLEFSGACAGCGETPYVKALTQLFGERMIIANATGCSSIWGASAPTTPYCTNKNGHGPAWGNSLFEDAAEFGYGIEMGVSHRREKLADLVTEAVEAGVPAELEADMKAWLENKDNSALSEEYGQKVVDGIYGAPQTELLAEIAEMEDLFTKKSLWVFGGDGWAYDIGFGGVDHVLASGRDINILVMDTEVYSNTGGQSSKATPLGSIAKFAAGGKNTGKKDLGRMMMSYGYVYVASVSMGANKQQFMKAIQEAEAYPGPSLVLCYAPCINQGIRKGMGKTQLEMKLAVDSGYWPLYRFNPMLADEGKNPFVLESKAPDGTMQEFMSGENRYGLLERINPEASKEYRAQIEKDYNDRYEILKYMAEADYSGSK; this is encoded by the coding sequence ATGGCTAAGAACATGAAAACTATGGATGGTAACACAGCTACCGCTCACGTATCCTATGCGATGAGTGATACTGCCGCCATCTATCCCATCACTCCTTCATCCACAATGGGTGAAGTTGCAGAAGAGTGGGCAGCGCAGGGCCGCAAGAATATCTTCGGTCAGGTACTTAACGTAAAACAGCTTCAGTCCGAAGCTGGTGCAGCAGGCGCCGTTCACGGTGCTCTCGCAGCAGGCGCTCTCACTTCCACTTATACTGCTTCGCAGGGCCTCCTGCTCATGATCCCCAACATGTACAAAATCTCCGGTGAACTTCTTCCCGGTGTTTTTCATGTTTCCGCCCGTGCTCTCGCTGCACAGGCCCTTTCTATTTTCGGTGATCATCAGGACGTAATGGCCTGCCGTCAGACCGGTTTTGCAATGCTGGCATCCAGCTCCGTTCAGGAATGCATGGATATCGCACTTATTTCTCACCTCGCATCCATCGAATCCAGCGTGCCTTTCCTGCACATGTTCGACGGCTTCCGTACTTCTCACGAAATTCAGAAGATTGAAGTTATCGATTACGAAGACATGAAGTCTCTCGTAGATTGGGACGCAGTAGCGGCTTTCCGTTCCAGAGGAATGAATCCTGAAAATCCCGCTATCCGCGGCACCGCTCAGAACCCCGATATTTACTATCAGGCTCGTGAAGCTGCTAACGGTTTCTACGATCAGCTCCCCGCTATCGTAACCAGCTGCATGAAGAAAGTCGGCGATCTCACCGGTCGTTACTACAAACCTTTCGACTATGTTGGTCACGCTGAAGCAGAAAGAGTTATCGTAGCCATGGGTTCCGGTTGTGAAGCCATTGAAGAAGTTGTCAACAAACTCGTTGCCGACGGTGAAAAAGTGGGTCTGATCAAAGTACGTCTGTACCGCCCCTTCCTTACCGAATACTTCCTCAATGTTCTGCCCGCCACCTGCACCAACATCACTGTACTGGACCGCACCAAAGAGCCCGGCTCTCTCGGTGATCCCCTGTACCAGGATATCTGCACCGCATTCATGGAAACCGGCATGAACCCCGTGATCACCGCTGGTCGTTACGGTCTCGGTTCCAAAGAATTCCGTCCCAACATGGTTAAAGCCGTGTTCGACAACATGAAGGCAGCAGGTCCCAAAAACCACTTCAACGTGGGTATTGAAGACGACGTTACCAACACTTCCCTGCCTGTTGGTCCTGATATGGACACAACTCCCGCAGGAACTGTTCAGTGTAAGTTCTGGGGTCTTGGTGCTGACGGTACTGTCGGTGCTAACAAACAGGCTATTAAAATTATTGGTGATAAAACCGATATGTACGCACAGGGATACTTTGCTTACGACTCCAAGAAGTCCGGCGGTATCACCATGTCTCACCTGCGTTTCGGTGACAATCCCATCCAGTCCACATATCTGGTAAGCAGCGCAGATTTCATCGCATGCCATAACTCAAGCTACGTACATCAGTATGACCTGCTTGAAGGCATCAAGGACGGCGGAACTTTCCTGATCAACTCCCCTTGGTCCGCAGAGGACATGGAGAAGGAACTTCCTGCTGAACTGCGCCGCACCATCGCTGAAAAGAACCTTAAGTTCTACACCATCGACGCTGTTAAAATCGCAGCTGAAGTTGGTCTCGGCGGTCGTATCAACATGGTAATGCAGACTGCATTCTTCAAGCTTGCTGATGTTATTCCTTTTGAAGACGCTGTTGCGTATCTCAAAGAATCCATCAAAAAAGCTTACGGCAAGAAAGGTGACAAGATCGTCAACATGAACAACGCTGCTGTTGATCAGGCTGTTGCCAACCTTGTTGAAATCAAAGTTCCTGAATCTTGGAAAAACCTCACTGACGACGAGTCTGCCGTCTCTGATGATCCGGACTATATCAAAAATATCGTTCGTCCCATCTTGGCTCAGAAGGGTGACAACCTGCCTGTTTCCTCTTTTGAACCAGACGGACTCGTCCCTCTTTCCACCTCTCAGTACGAAAAACGCGGCGTTGCTATCAACGTTCCCGAATGGCTGCCTGAAAACTGCATTCAGTGTAACCAGTGTGCATTTGTATGTCCTCACGCTGCCATCCGTCCCGTACTCGTATCTGACGAAGAACTGAAAGACGCACCTGACACCTTTGTAACTATTGATGCAAAGGGTAAGGAAGTCAAAGGACTCAAGTACCGCATGCAGGTCTTCAGTCAGGACTGCCTCGGTTGCGGTAACTGCGCAGATATCTGCCCCGCAAAAGAGACCGCTCTTGTTATGAAGCCCATTGCTTCCCAGCTTGACGCTCAGGTTCCCAACCTTGATTTTGCTCTGACCATTCCTGAAAAGGACGGCGTAATGAGCAGAACCACCGTTAAGGGTTCCCAGTTCCAGCGTCCGCTGCTTGAGTTCTCCGGTGCTTGCGCCGGTTGTGGTGAAACTCCTTATGTTAAGGCTCTCACCCAGCTCTTCGGCGAACGTATGATCATCGCCAATGCCACTGGTTGCTCCTCCATCTGGGGTGCATCCGCTCCGACCACTCCCTACTGTACCAACAAAAATGGTCACGGTCCGGCATGGGGCAACTCTCTGTTCGAAGATGCAGCTGAGTTTGGATACGGTATTGAAATGGGTGTTTCCCACCGTCGTGAAAAACTGGCTGACCTCGTCACCGAAGCTGTTGAAGCAGGCGTTCCCGCTGAACTCGAAGCTGACATGAAGGCATGGCTGGAAAACAAAGACAACTCAGCCCTCTCTGAAGAGTACGGCCAGAAAGTTGTTGACGGCATCTACGGTGCTCCCCAGACTGAACTTCTCGCTGAAATCGCAGAAATGGAAGACCTCTTCACCAAAAAATCCCTCTGGGTATTCGGTGGTGACGGCTGGGCATACGACATCGGCTTCGGCGGTGTTGACCATGTTCTCGCTTCCGGTCGCGATATCAACATCCTCGTGATGGATACTGAAGTATACTCCAACACCGGTGGACAGTCTTCCAAGGCTACTCCTCTCGGCTCCATCGCCAAGTTCGCAGCCGGCGGTAAAAACACCGGTAAAAAAGACCTTGGCCGCATGATGATGAGCTACGGTTACGTTTACGTCGCTTCCGTATCTATGGGCGCCAACAAACAGCAGTTCATGAAGGCTATCCAGGAAGCTGAAGCTTACCCCGGTCCTTCTCTCGTTCTCTGTTACGCTCCCTGCATCAACCAGGGTATCAGAAAGGGTATGGGTAAAACCCAGCTCGAAATGAAGCTTGCAGTAGATTCCGGTTACTGGCCGCTCTATCGCTTCAACCCCATGCTTGCTGACGAAGGCAAAAACCCCTTCGTTCTTGAGTCCAAAGCTCCTGACGGCACCATGCAGGAATTCATGTCCGGTGAAAACCGCTACGGCCTGCTGGAACGCATCAACCCTGAAGCATCCAAAGAGTACCGCGCTCAAATCGAAAAAGATTACAATGATCGGTACGAAATTCTGAAATATATGGCTGAAGCTGATTACAGCGGAAGCAAATAG
- a CDS encoding L-lactate permease: protein MSVGILALVALIPIALALILMVGLRWPATKAMPVSWLSAVVGAIAVWNLPAGYVAALTVHGFITAIGVLIIVFGAIIILYTLQYSGGMETIQYGFQNISRDRRVQVMIIGFLFAAFIEGAAGFGTPAALAAPLLLSLGFPPLCAVVMCLVFNSFPVTFGAVGTPVILGMKYLTTYVDQAVAAAVPGLNFHSMEAFNAVVGQWSTVMHVPMIYILPLFMLGFMTRFFGQNKSWSEGLGAWKFSLFSSTAFTIPYLFTAWFVGPEFPSLIGGLVGLGVAVLGAKNGFCVPEKTWDFGAPSTWDAEWTGSVSAENTGEFKAHMSQLKAWTPYILIGLILVVTRIPDLGLKGMLAGVAIPFKNILGYGSVNNAIKILYLPGTIPFALVAVLTIFIHGMPGDKAAAAWKEAIVKMKNPTIALFFSVALVSIFRGSGIADAALNPNGYMSMPLALAEAVSGIAGQTWPMFASFVGGLGSFITGSNTVSDLLFAEFQWGVAAQLELPRQIIVSAQAVGGAMGNMICIHNIVAACAVVGLSGMEGQILKRTVWPFLLYGAVVGVIACVLSFVMYPGLF, encoded by the coding sequence ATGTCTGTAGGAATTTTAGCCCTTGTTGCACTCATTCCGATTGCACTGGCCCTTATCCTGATGGTCGGCCTTCGCTGGCCTGCTACTAAAGCTATGCCCGTTTCATGGCTTTCTGCTGTTGTCGGCGCAATTGCCGTATGGAACCTGCCCGCAGGTTACGTTGCAGCTCTTACTGTCCACGGTTTTATTACCGCTATCGGCGTCCTGATCATTGTATTCGGGGCCATTATCATTCTTTACACACTGCAATATTCCGGCGGTATGGAAACCATCCAGTATGGCTTCCAGAATATCAGCCGTGACCGTCGCGTACAGGTTATGATCATCGGTTTCCTGTTTGCCGCATTTATTGAAGGTGCAGCAGGTTTCGGTACTCCCGCAGCTCTTGCAGCTCCGCTGCTCTTGAGCCTTGGGTTCCCCCCCTTATGCGCAGTCGTAATGTGTCTGGTTTTCAACTCCTTCCCTGTAACCTTCGGTGCTGTTGGTACTCCGGTTATCCTCGGTATGAAATACCTGACAACTTATGTTGATCAGGCTGTTGCTGCAGCTGTACCCGGCCTGAACTTCCACTCCATGGAAGCTTTCAACGCAGTAGTAGGTCAGTGGTCCACCGTAATGCACGTTCCCATGATTTACATCCTGCCCCTTTTCATGCTCGGCTTCATGACCCGTTTCTTCGGTCAGAACAAGAGCTGGTCTGAAGGTCTGGGCGCATGGAAATTCTCTCTTTTCTCTTCTACTGCATTCACCATTCCTTACCTCTTCACAGCATGGTTTGTTGGACCCGAGTTCCCCTCTCTGATCGGTGGTCTCGTTGGTCTCGGAGTGGCTGTACTCGGTGCTAAAAACGGTTTCTGCGTTCCCGAGAAAACTTGGGATTTCGGCGCACCTTCTACTTGGGATGCTGAGTGGACTGGTTCCGTTTCCGCTGAAAACACCGGTGAATTCAAAGCTCACATGAGTCAGCTTAAAGCATGGACTCCTTACATTCTTATCGGTCTCATTCTCGTTGTTACCCGTATTCCTGACCTCGGCCTCAAAGGTATGCTGGCCGGTGTTGCAATTCCTTTCAAGAACATCCTTGGTTATGGAAGCGTAAATAACGCTATCAAAATCCTGTACCTCCCCGGTACCATTCCTTTCGCACTGGTTGCAGTCCTGACCATTTTCATCCACGGAATGCCTGGTGATAAAGCTGCAGCAGCTTGGAAAGAAGCTATTGTTAAAATGAAGAACCCCACAATCGCGCTGTTCTTCTCCGTAGCACTGGTATCCATCTTCCGCGGTTCCGGTATCGCTGACGCTGCTCTTAACCCCAACGGTTACATGTCCATGCCTCTGGCACTGGCTGAAGCTGTTTCCGGTATCGCCGGTCAGACCTGGCCCATGTTCGCATCCTTTGTTGGTGGACTCGGTTCCTTCATCACCGGTTCCAACACTGTTTCCGACCTGCTCTTCGCTGAATTCCAGTGGGGCGTAGCTGCACAGCTCGAACTGCCCCGTCAGATCATCGTATCTGCACAGGCTGTTGGTGGTGCAATGGGTAACATGATTTGTATCCACAACATCGTTGCAGCATGCGCAGTTGTCGGCCTCTCCGGTATGGAAGGTCAGATCCTCAAGCGTACTGTATGGCCTTTCCTCCTTTACGGTGCTGTTGTAGGTGTTATCGCCTGCGTACTTTCCTTTGTAATGTACCCCGGCCTGTTCTAA
- a CDS encoding FAD-linked oxidase C-terminal domain-containing protein: MSNAKLAKDFEKIVGAGNVMHEEADLHSYSYDSAVLDPQVPALVIKPTTTEQLGPVTALCNEHGLPMTVRGAGTNLSGGTIPHPGGVVVLTNGLNKILEINEQDLYAVVEPGVVTAQFAAQVASKGLFYPPDPGSQAVSTIGGNVAENAGGLRGLKYGVTKDYVMGMDFYDVNGDLIKSGSRTVKCVTGYNLAGLMVASEGTLGVFSNIILKLVPPPKASKAMMAVFPDVHKASETVASIIANHIVPCTLEFLDNSTIRYVEDFTKAGLPTDAGAILLIEVDGHQAEVIEDAEKVVNICKKCGANEVKMAETAEEREALWTARRNALPALARAKPTTVLEDATVPRSQIPAMMDGLERIAEKYKIDIGTFGHAGDGNLHPTILCDNRNKEEFHRVEEAVNEIFDVALSLKGTLSGEHGIGMAKSKWMEKETSRATLDYSLKMKRAIDPKGILNPTKIIGEV; this comes from the coding sequence ATGTCCAACGCTAAATTAGCAAAAGACTTTGAGAAAATTGTAGGTGCTGGAAATGTCATGCACGAAGAAGCTGACCTCCACTCTTACTCTTATGATTCCGCAGTACTCGATCCCCAGGTACCTGCACTCGTAATTAAACCTACCACTACTGAGCAGCTTGGCCCCGTAACTGCTCTCTGTAACGAACATGGCCTGCCTATGACCGTTCGCGGCGCAGGAACCAACCTTTCCGGCGGAACCATTCCCCATCCCGGCGGTGTTGTTGTCCTGACCAACGGCCTTAATAAAATCCTCGAAATCAACGAGCAGGACCTCTATGCAGTTGTTGAACCCGGCGTTGTTACCGCTCAGTTCGCAGCTCAGGTTGCTTCTAAAGGACTTTTCTATCCCCCGGATCCGGGTTCCCAGGCTGTTTCCACAATCGGTGGTAACGTTGCCGAGAACGCTGGCGGACTCCGTGGACTCAAATACGGTGTTACCAAAGATTACGTCATGGGTATGGATTTCTATGATGTAAACGGTGACCTGATTAAATCCGGCTCCCGCACTGTTAAATGTGTAACCGGTTACAACCTTGCCGGTCTTATGGTCGCATCCGAAGGAACTCTGGGAGTATTTTCCAACATCATTCTCAAGCTCGTTCCGCCGCCAAAGGCTTCCAAGGCAATGATGGCTGTGTTCCCCGATGTACATAAAGCATCTGAAACCGTTGCTTCCATCATCGCGAACCACATTGTTCCCTGTACTCTTGAATTTCTCGATAATTCCACCATTCGTTACGTGGAAGATTTCACCAAAGCCGGCCTGCCCACTGATGCCGGTGCTATCCTGCTCATCGAAGTTGACGGCCATCAGGCTGAAGTCATCGAAGATGCTGAAAAAGTTGTTAACATATGCAAAAAATGCGGTGCTAACGAAGTTAAAATGGCGGAAACAGCTGAAGAGCGTGAAGCTCTCTGGACTGCACGTCGTAACGCTCTGCCTGCTCTTGCTCGTGCGAAACCGACTACCGTTCTCGAAGACGCAACTGTTCCGCGTTCCCAGATACCTGCAATGATGGACGGTCTGGAAAGAATCGCTGAGAAATACAAAATCGACATCGGAACCTTCGGTCACGCCGGTGATGGTAACCTTCATCCCACCATCCTCTGCGATAACCGTAACAAGGAAGAGTTCCACCGTGTAGAAGAAGCAGTTAACGAAATCTTCGATGTCGCTCTTTCCCTTAAGGGAACACTTTCCGGTGAACACGGTATAGGCATGGCTAAATCCAAATGGATGGAAAAAGAAACTTCCAGAGCTACCCTTGATTACTCCTTGAAAATGAAAAGAGCTATTGATCCGAAAGGCATCCTGAACCCCACCAAGATAATCGGAGAAGTTTAG
- a CDS encoding (Fe-S)-binding protein, which produces MEDLKQLAQNLMELDDQMVACMKCGMCQAVCPVFAETMQEADVTRGKIALLEKLAHELVKDADQVNEKLNRCLLCGSCAANCPSGVKIMDIFMKARVIVTTYKGLSPAKKMIFKGLLTRPKLFNALTEMSAKFQGPFAKIADQASGAASCAMLNPLLGERHFMPLAKKPFRKDYPELDTPRGKSGLKVAFYPGCVVDKMFPHVGHAAIKILEHHGVGIFLPKGQACCGIPTLASGDADTMVALMKQNIKAFEDGDYDYLVTPCATCTATLHETWPKMIDNEDPIFIEKVKDLAAKTMDINAFLVDIVGVKAPAEPKKGGKVVTYHDPCHLSKSLGVTAQPRTLLKMNENVEFKEMNEANRCCGCGGSFNLYHYDLSKSIGERKAGNVRDVGAQIAATGCPACMMQLGDMLSQSGGGVEVKHVLEIYAESLK; this is translated from the coding sequence ATGGAAGATCTCAAGCAATTAGCTCAAAATCTTATGGAGCTGGACGACCAGATGGTCGCCTGTATGAAGTGCGGTATGTGTCAGGCTGTTTGTCCTGTTTTTGCCGAAACCATGCAGGAAGCTGACGTTACCCGTGGTAAGATTGCTCTTCTGGAGAAGCTTGCCCACGAATTGGTCAAAGATGCTGATCAGGTTAACGAAAAGCTTAACAGGTGTCTGCTTTGCGGTTCCTGTGCTGCCAATTGTCCTTCCGGCGTAAAAATTATGGACATCTTCATGAAGGCTCGTGTGATCGTTACCACTTATAAGGGACTTTCACCTGCTAAGAAGATGATTTTCAAGGGACTGCTCACCCGTCCTAAACTGTTTAACGCTCTCACCGAGATGAGTGCGAAGTTCCAGGGCCCGTTTGCAAAGATCGCCGACCAGGCCTCCGGCGCTGCAAGCTGTGCCATGCTGAACCCGCTGCTCGGAGAACGTCACTTTATGCCTCTGGCTAAAAAGCCTTTCCGCAAGGATTATCCCGAACTGGATACTCCCCGCGGTAAAAGCGGTCTTAAAGTGGCTTTCTACCCCGGCTGCGTTGTGGACAAAATGTTCCCGCATGTCGGTCACGCGGCAATTAAGATTCTCGAACACCACGGAGTGGGAATCTTCCTGCCCAAGGGACAGGCCTGCTGTGGTATCCCGACACTGGCTTCCGGTGATGCAGATACCATGGTTGCTCTCATGAAACAGAACATCAAAGCCTTTGAAGACGGCGATTACGATTATCTGGTGACTCCCTGCGCAACCTGCACAGCCACACTTCATGAAACATGGCCTAAAATGATTGATAATGAAGATCCTATTTTCATTGAAAAAGTTAAGGATCTTGCAGCTAAGACTATGGACATTAACGCATTCCTCGTTGATATCGTGGGCGTTAAGGCTCCTGCGGAACCCAAGAAAGGCGGAAAGGTCGTCACCTACCACGACCCCTGTCACCTCTCTAAGTCTCTTGGTGTTACCGCACAGCCCCGTACCTTGCTGAAAATGAATGAGAATGTTGAATTCAAGGAAATGAATGAAGCTAACCGTTGCTGCGGCTGCGGTGGTTCTTTCAACCTTTATCACTACGACCTCTCTAAGAGCATCGGTGAGCGTAAGGCGGGTAACGTCCGCGACGTCGGTGCCCAGATTGCTGCAACCGGTTGTCCTGCATGTATGATGCAGCTCGGTGACATGCTTTCCCAGTCAGGTGGTGGAGTAGAGGTAAAACATGTCCTTGAAATCTACGCCGAATCCCTGAAGTAG